The proteins below are encoded in one region of Coffea arabica cultivar ET-39 chromosome 4c, Coffea Arabica ET-39 HiFi, whole genome shotgun sequence:
- the LOC140004864 gene encoding protein RETICULATA-RELATED 3, chloroplastic-like produces the protein MPTASENKADALFEKKQSKQLASVTAYVLGDMASRPNFGLNELDFVFSTLVVGSILNFLLMYLLARIAGAGGASSSGRLTSIFAACPSSHMFEPGAYGMFSRMGTFVYKGTFFAAVGFAAGLVRTAISNALTKMRKKMDPNFQIPNKPPPTPLNALTWVVSNNFRYQALNGIEFLLAKGLPSFLFKSSVVVLRCLNNVLGGMSFVVLARLIGSPAAAAAPPPLFSAAAELEQQQQQELVKEEEEEVVVGVREGGVATGDALPGDKVK, from the exons ATGCCTACAGCAAGCGAGAACAAGGCTGATGCACTATTCGAGAAAAAGCAATCAAAACAATTAGCA AGTGTGACGGCCTACGTGCTTGGGGACATGGCATCTCGTCCTAATTTCGGCCTTAATGAACTGGATTTCGTTTTCTCCACCCTCGTCGTCGGCTCCATTCTCAATTTCCTGCTCATGTATCTCTTGGCACGCATCGCCGGGGCTGGGGGGGCTTCTTCTTCTGGCCGCCTCACCTCCATTTTCGCCGCCTGTCCTTCTAGCCACATGTTCGAGCCGGGGGCTTACGGCATGTTTAGTCGTATGGGgacttttgtgtacaaaggcACTTTCTTTGCAGCCGTGGGCTTCGCTGCCGGACTCGTGAGAACTGCCATCTCCAATGCCCTGACCAAGATGAGGAAGAAGATGGATCCCAATTTCCAGATCCCCAACAAGCCTCCTCCGACGCCTTTGAACGCTCTCACCTGGGTCGTCAGCAACAACTTCAGATACCAAGCCCTCAACGGCATCGAGTTTCTGCTTGCCAAGGGCCTTCCCTCTTTTCTCTTCAAAAGCTCTGTCGTCGTTTTGAGGTGCTTAAACAATGTCCTTGGAGGGATGTCTTTTGTCGTACTGGCCAGGTTAATAGGATCAccggctgctgctgctgctcctCCTCCTCTGTTTTCCGCTGCTGCTGAACtggaacaacaacaacaacaagaacTAGtcaaggaggaggaggaggaggtggtggtgggtgtCCGGGAAGGTGGTGTTGCAACTGGAGATGCTTTGCCTGGTGACAAAGTTAAGTGA